In Pseudomonas grandcourensis, the DNA window GCCATCCGGCAAGGGCCTTGATCGAGTAACTGATTGTGAAAACCTTCCTCCATGTAGGATGCGGTCCAAAGAGCAAGAACAGCACGACCAAGGGCTTCGCCTCGGAGCAGTGGCAGGAACTGCGCTTCGATATCGATGAGAGTGTCAACCCGGACATCGTCGGCACCATGACCGACATGTCCCAGGTCAAGGACGCTTCGGTGGATGCGCTGTTCTCCAGCCACAACATCGAGCATCTCTATCCCCATGAGGTGCCGGTCGCCCTGGCGGAGTTCAAGCGCGTCCTCAAGCCTGGCGGCTTCGTGATCATCACTTGCCCGGACCTGCAATCGGTGTGCGCCCTGGTGGCAGAAGACAAGCTGACCGACGAGGCCTACCTTTCACCGGCCGGCCCGATCGCGCCCATCGACATCCTCTACGGTCATCGCCCGGCCATGGCCAACGGCAACGTGTTCATGGCGCACCGTTGCGGTTTCACCAAGAAGGTCCTGACCGGCTCCCTGCAAGCGGCCGGCTTCGACATGGTGCTGCCGATCCAGCGTGCCCATCCGGCCTATGACCTGTGGGCGGTGGCGGCACTTGCGCCGATCTCCGAGCAGGAAGTGGTGGCGATCGCCAACCAGCATTTCCCTGCCTGAGCCATGCTGAACCGCGGGCCCGGCATGCAGGGCCCGTCTCCGCCCAAGCGGATTTTGCGGTGAACGTTTGCGCAAAGGTACTAAGCGGAAAGCGCCGTGCAATTGATGCCTTACGCAAAAATACGGAATGCAGCGGACAAAAAAGACCCGGCAAAAAGCCGGGTCAAAAACCGTGATTAGCCTGATGAGGAGATAGTCCAGGAGACCGACCTAAGGTCACCTGGTCCATCGACTGATCTCGCGACCAGTTGATGCAATAATAATCATTCTCGTTTAAGGGTCAAGCATTTTTACCTGTGCGACAGGAGAATTCTTTCCTGTCCTCTCGATTTGCTTTCTCACTTCAACCGTTTGCAAACTTCTCCAGCGATCGATCGACCATCGCCTTGGCCATGTCGATCATGTGCACCGTCGAAAACGCCAGGTCACGGCTTGCGCCTTGCAGGTGACTGGCTGACTCGTACGCGGTGGCGGCAGCACAGCGCAACAGGTCCAGAGCATGGACCAGCGCCTCTTCGCCGCTGATATTGCGGTTCACATCAAAAAAGCGCGGCTCGGCCACTTCCTCTGAAATAGCTGGTTTCAAGTAATAGTCCAGCGCGCGTTGTGCCGCCGCAGAGTCCAGGGGCGAGGTGAAAGTGTTGTCGATTTGCATGTCCGGGCGGTCATTGGTGGGTTGGTTCATGGCGATGGCAAGCTCCGTGTTAGATTCAGATCCGTGAATCGATCCTAATACGAACTGTATTTGTGACGAAAATTTAAATACTACATTTTGTGTTTTGATGGCCGGAGTCGCCCACGTATCGTGCCGCACATGGATAAATGGATTGAATTGGTCAAGGCCAAGATGAGTGAACTCAAAATCACTCAAGAGATACTCGCCGAGCGCCTCGGGATGTCCCAGGGCGGCATTGGCCACTGGCTCAACAAACGTCGTGAACCCGGCATCGAAGACATGAACCGTGTGCTGCGGGCGCTGGGTCTTGAGTTTCTCGAAGTGGCGCTGGTGATCCGGGAACCGCAGGCGTCAACGGACGACGAAATTCCCCTGACACAGAAGTACAACCCGTACTTTCGCTATCCGGTCAGTGACTGGCGCGAACCTGCCGAAGTGCGCGACGGCGAGGTCCCGGCGTACGGGAAAGGGCACTTTGAACTGTCCGATTACCACGCCCGGGGGCCGGCATTCTGGTTGAGAGTGGCAGGCGATGCGATGACCGCACCCAATGGCATCAGCATCCCGGAAGGCATGCTGATCCTGGTGGACCCTGCGGTGGACGCCGAACCTGGCAAACTGGTCATTGCCCAGTGGCCGGAGAGCACCGAAGCCACGTTCCGCAAGCTCATCGAAGAGGGCGGGCAGCGTTATCTGGTCCCGCTCAATCCGACGTATCCGAAAGCCTTGTACACCGAAGAGTGTCGAATCATCGGCGTAGTGGTTCAGGCAACAGCCAGGTTCTGATCAGATCGGTCCTCGCGGTGCGTAGGACCGATCTTCATTTCACGCTTCTTCCAGTTCGACCAGCGCACTGCCTTCGCTGACCATCTCACCTTCCTGGCAATACAGCGCCTTGATCACCCCGGCGTGGGGGGCGCGGATGCTGTGCTCCATCTTCATCGCTTCCAGTACCACCAGTTGCGCCCCGGCTTCGACCGATTGCCCGGCCTCCACCAGCACCCGGACGATGCTGCCGTTCATGGGCGCGGTCAGCCCGCCCTGATGGCTGTGGCTGGCCTCGACGGCGCTGATCGGGTCGTAGGCCTCGATGCGACGCAACTCGCCATCCCACTGCAAATACACATGTTCGCCACGGCGTATTGCGCGGTGTTGACGACGTACGCCAGCCTGCTCGGTCAGCAGCTGCTCGCCCTTGAGCAGAGCGCTGTGGGCATTGATGTCGCCCAGGGTCAGTGCCCTGTCCTGGCCTTCACAACTCAGGTGAAGGGTGATTTCTCTCGGCAATCCGGCACGCAGCCCGTTACCCGTCGCCCACGGCGAACTCGGGTCATCGGCGCGGGTGGCAGGCGGCTGGCTCTGGGCAAACGCCTGGGCGGCGGCTTGCCAGAAATCATCGCTGAGTTCCGCAGGGGCGGGCAGCAACTGCTCCTGATAGCGCGGAATGAAGCCGGTATCCAGTTCGGCAGCGGCAAACGCCGGGTGACCGATGATGCGCCGCAGGAAATTGATGTTGGTCTTCAGCCCGCCGATGGCGAATTCGTCGAGCATGCTCAACAGGCGCAAGCGTGCCTGTTCACGGTCTTCGCCCCAGGCAATCAACTTGCCGAGCATCGGGTCGTAGAACGGCGAGATCTCGTCGCCTTCTTCGACGCCACTGTCCACTCGACGCCCCGGCCCCTGGGTGGATTCGCGATACAGCTCCAGGCGACCGGTCGCCGGCAGGAAATCATTGCCCGGGTCTTCGGCATACAGCCGCACTTCGATCGCGTGGCCCACCAGCGGTACCTGGTCCTGAGTCATCGGCAACGCTTCGCCACGAGCCACGCGAATCTGCCAGGCCACCAGGTCGAGGCCGGTAATGGCTTCGGTGACCGGGTGTTCCACTTGCAGGCGGGTATTCATCTCCATGAAGAAGAACTCGCCGCGCGCATCCAGCAAAAATTCCACGGTGCCGGCACCGACATAACCGATGGCCTGGGCCGAACGCACGGCGGCTTCACCCATGGCGCGCCGCAACTCCGGGCTCAGGCCAGGCGCGGGGGCTTCTTCGACGACTTTCTGGTGCCGACGTTGAATCGAGCAGTCACGCTCATTGAGGTACAGGCAGTTGCCGTGCTGGTCGGCGAATACCTGGATTTCCACGTGACGCGGCTTGAGCAGGTATTTCTCCACCAGCATCCGCGAATCGCCGAACGACGATTGCGCCTCACGCTGGGCCGAGGCCAGGGCTTCGGCCAGTTGGCTGACGTCCTCGACCACTTTCATGCCTTTGCCGCCGCCCCCGGCCGTGGCCTTGAGCAGCACCGGGTAACCGATGCGTTCGCAGGCGGCGCGGAAGGTTTCCAGGTCCTGGGCTTCACCGTGATAGCCCGGCACCAATGGCACGCCAGCGGTTTCCATCAAGGCCTTGGCGGCGGATTTGCTGCCCATGGCGTCGATGGCCGAGGCGGGTGGGCCGAGGAAAATCAGGCCGGCGTTTTCGATGGCGCGGGCGAACCCGGCGTTCTCCGACAAAAAGCCATAGCCGGGGTGAATCGCCTGGGCACCGCTGGCCTTGGCCGCCGCGATCAGTTTGTCGATTTGCAGGTAGCTGTCGGCGGCTTTGCTGCCACCGAGGTCGACTCGAATGTCAGCTTCGCGGCTGTGCCGGGCGTCACGGTCGGTGGCGCTGTGCACGGCCACGGTAGTCAAGCCCAGGGCCTTGGCGGTACGCATTACCCGGCAAGCGATTTCGCCACGGTTGGCCACCAGTAGCGTGGTGATAACAGGTGCGCTCATCAACGGGGCTCCTTGGTGGTTTCGGCTTGCCAGTTCGGCGGACGTTTTTGCAGGAAGGCGCGCAGGCCTTCCTGGCCTTCGGGGCTGACGCGGATGCGGGCGATGGCGTTTTCGGTGTAGCGGCGCAATGCCGGGGTCAGTGAGCCGTCGCCGACTTCGCGCAACAGGTCCTTGCTGGCGCGCATCGCGGCCGGACTGTTGAGCAGCAGATTGTCGACCCATTGCTCGACTTTCTGCTCCAGCTCGGCACTTACATAACTCTCCGACAACAAGCCGATTTCCCGTGCCCGTTGCCCGCCGAAGCGCTCGGCAGTCAAGGCATAGCGACGGGTCGCGCGCTCGCCGATGGCTTGCACCACGAACGGGCTGATCACCGCTGGCGCCAGGCCGATGCGTACTTCCGACAGGCAGAACTGCGCGTCATCGGCGCCGATGGCCATGTCACAGCAACTGATCAGGCCCAGCGCGCCACCAAAGGCAGCGCCTTGCACCACCGCCAGGGTCGGAACTTTAAGTTTGGCCAGGTTGTACATCAATTCCGCCAGTTCCCGGGCGTCATCGAGGTTGGTGGCGTAATCGAGCTCGGCCGATTGCTGCATCCAGGCCAGGTCAGCGCCAGCGCTGAAATGCTTGCCGCGACCGCGCACGATCAGAAACCGCAGGCTGGCATCGCTCGCGACTTTGTCGAGGGCGAGGATCAGTTCGCGGATCATTTCGGCGTTGAAGGCGTTGTTCTTTTCTTCACGGCTGAGCCACAGCGTGGCAAAACCACGGGGGTCGGTCAGCAGTTCGAGGGTGTTGAAGTCGCTCATGTTCTTCTCCCGATCACATCCGGAACACGCCGAAGCGGCTCGGTTCGATTGGCGCGTTCAACGACGCGGACAAGGCCAGGGCCAGTACGTCGCGGGTCTGGGCCGGGTCGATGACACCGTCGTCCCAGAGGCGCGCGCTGGAATAGTAGGGGTGACCCTGTTCTTCGTACTGGTCGAGGATCGGTTGCTTGATCTCGGCTTCCTGCTCGGCGCTGAAACCCTGGCCGCTGCGTTCGGCCTGCTCGCGCTTGACCTGCACCAGCACACCAGCCGCCTGTTCGGCGCCCATCACGCCGATGCGCGCATTTGGCCACATCCACAAGAAGCGCGGATCGTAGGCGCGCCCGCACATGCCGTAGTTACCGGCACCGAAACTGCCGCCGATGATCACGGTGAACTTCGGCACCTTGGCGCAGGCCACGGCGGTCACCAGTTTTGCGCCGTGCTTGGCGATACCGCCGGCTTCGTACTTCTGGCCGACCATGAAGCCGGTGATGTTCTGCAG includes these proteins:
- a CDS encoding methyltransferase domain-containing protein — encoded protein: MKTFLHVGCGPKSKNSTTKGFASEQWQELRFDIDESVNPDIVGTMTDMSQVKDASVDALFSSHNIEHLYPHEVPVALAEFKRVLKPGGFVIITCPDLQSVCALVAEDKLTDEAYLSPAGPIAPIDILYGHRPAMANGNVFMAHRCGFTKKVLTGSLQAAGFDMVLPIQRAHPAYDLWAVAALAPISEQEVVAIANQHFPA
- a CDS encoding DUF3077 domain-containing protein — encoded protein: MNQPTNDRPDMQIDNTFTSPLDSAAAQRALDYYLKPAISEEVAEPRFFDVNRNISGEEALVHALDLLRCAAATAYESASHLQGASRDLAFSTVHMIDMAKAMVDRSLEKFANG
- a CDS encoding S24 family peptidase — translated: MDKWIELVKAKMSELKITQEILAERLGMSQGGIGHWLNKRREPGIEDMNRVLRALGLEFLEVALVIREPQASTDDEIPLTQKYNPYFRYPVSDWREPAEVRDGEVPAYGKGHFELSDYHARGPAFWLRVAGDAMTAPNGISIPEGMLILVDPAVDAEPGKLVIAQWPESTEATFRKLIEEGGQRYLVPLNPTYPKALYTEECRIIGVVVQATARF
- a CDS encoding acetyl/propionyl/methylcrotonyl-CoA carboxylase subunit alpha; the encoded protein is MSAPVITTLLVANRGEIACRVMRTAKALGLTTVAVHSATDRDARHSREADIRVDLGGSKAADSYLQIDKLIAAAKASGAQAIHPGYGFLSENAGFARAIENAGLIFLGPPASAIDAMGSKSAAKALMETAGVPLVPGYHGEAQDLETFRAACERIGYPVLLKATAGGGGKGMKVVEDVSQLAEALASAQREAQSSFGDSRMLVEKYLLKPRHVEIQVFADQHGNCLYLNERDCSIQRRHQKVVEEAPAPGLSPELRRAMGEAAVRSAQAIGYVGAGTVEFLLDARGEFFFMEMNTRLQVEHPVTEAITGLDLVAWQIRVARGEALPMTQDQVPLVGHAIEVRLYAEDPGNDFLPATGRLELYRESTQGPGRRVDSGVEEGDEISPFYDPMLGKLIAWGEDREQARLRLLSMLDEFAIGGLKTNINFLRRIIGHPAFAAAELDTGFIPRYQEQLLPAPAELSDDFWQAAAQAFAQSQPPATRADDPSSPWATGNGLRAGLPREITLHLSCEGQDRALTLGDINAHSALLKGEQLLTEQAGVRRQHRAIRRGEHVYLQWDGELRRIEAYDPISAVEASHSHQGGLTAPMNGSIVRVLVEAGQSVEAGAQLVVLEAMKMEHSIRAPHAGVIKALYCQEGEMVSEGSALVELEEA
- a CDS encoding gamma-carboxygeranoyl-CoA hydratase; the encoded protein is MSDFNTLELLTDPRGFATLWLSREEKNNAFNAEMIRELILALDKVASDASLRFLIVRGRGKHFSAGADLAWMQQSAELDYATNLDDARELAELMYNLAKLKVPTLAVVQGAAFGGALGLISCCDMAIGADDAQFCLSEVRIGLAPAVISPFVVQAIGERATRRYALTAERFGGQRAREIGLLSESYVSAELEQKVEQWVDNLLLNSPAAMRASKDLLREVGDGSLTPALRRYTENAIARIRVSPEGQEGLRAFLQKRPPNWQAETTKEPR